In Primulina huaijiensis isolate GDHJ02 chromosome 16, ASM1229523v2, whole genome shotgun sequence, a single genomic region encodes these proteins:
- the LOC140961891 gene encoding uncharacterized protein isoform X3 produces MRIDIEMKSKQPSIRPAGQRSITSTVLFRGPKRSSVCDKDVGIKASTQQGSQLSLSDFLKRKVRRTSAPHSSRVNYVCTYCNIRYYKQGKEQPFMSPLSCEVSNSNVVGVNSNDGGEADANLSIDSVFQMLKNNGEEKKDCSNISAPNDIQDLQQARNRENPFEVLGDDLRPIQSRKRKKFSSKEESKPLFNHYENGGGWWDDNMEGIDSENVGCSSAWEGVGCTTLGGIEWH; encoded by the exons ATGAGAATCGACATTGAAATGAAATCAAAACAGCCTTCGATCAGGCCGGCGGGGCAACGCTCCATAACTTCTACCGTTCTCTTCCGTGGCCCAAAGCG GTCGAGTGTTTGTGACAAAGATGTTGGGATTAAAGCTTCTACTCAACAGGGTTCGCAGCTTTCGCTATCGGATTTCCTTAAACGGAAGGTGCGGAGGACTTCCGCGCCACACTCTTCTCGG GTAAATTACGTATGTACATACTGTAACATAAGGTACTATAAGCAGGGGAAGGAGCAGCCCTTTATGTCGCCCTTAAGTTGTGAAGTGTCAAATTCAAATGTAGTTGGAGTAAATTCTAATGATGGTGGAGAAGCAGATGCAAACCTGTCTATTGATAGTGTTTTTCAAATGTTAAAGAATAATGGCGAGGAAAAGAAAGATTGCTCAAACATCTCTGCTCCAAATGATATTCAAGACTTACAACAAGCAAGAAACAGAGAAAATCCGTTTGAAG TTCTTGGAGATGATTTAAGACCGATACAGAGTAGGAAAAGGAAGAAATTTTCCAGCAAGGAGGAATCCAAGCCTCTGTTCAATCACT ATGAGAATGGGGGTGGCTGGTGGGACGACAATATGGAAGGTATTGACAGTGAAAACGTCGGTTGCAGTTCTGCATGGGAAGGAGTTGGTTGTACTACACTCGGAGGGATCGAATGGCATTAA
- the LOC140961891 gene encoding uncharacterized protein isoform X4: MRIDIEMKSKQPSIRPAGQRSITSTVLFRGPKRSSVCDKDVGIKASTQQGSQLSLSDFLKRKVRRTSAPHSSRGKEQPFMSPLSCEVSNSNVVGVNSNDGGEADANLSIDSVFQMLKNNGEEKKDCSNISAPNDIQDLQQARNRENPFEDHDKPSAGKVLAVLGDDLRPIQSRKRKKFSSKEESKPLFNHYENGGGWWDDNMEGIDSENVGCSSAWEGVGCTTLGGIEWH, encoded by the exons ATGAGAATCGACATTGAAATGAAATCAAAACAGCCTTCGATCAGGCCGGCGGGGCAACGCTCCATAACTTCTACCGTTCTCTTCCGTGGCCCAAAGCG GTCGAGTGTTTGTGACAAAGATGTTGGGATTAAAGCTTCTACTCAACAGGGTTCGCAGCTTTCGCTATCGGATTTCCTTAAACGGAAGGTGCGGAGGACTTCCGCGCCACACTCTTCTCGG GGGAAGGAGCAGCCCTTTATGTCGCCCTTAAGTTGTGAAGTGTCAAATTCAAATGTAGTTGGAGTAAATTCTAATGATGGTGGAGAAGCAGATGCAAACCTGTCTATTGATAGTGTTTTTCAAATGTTAAAGAATAATGGCGAGGAAAAGAAAGATTGCTCAAACATCTCTGCTCCAAATGATATTCAAGACTTACAACAAGCAAGAAACAGAGAAAATCCGTTTGAAG ATCATGATAAGCCATCAGCTGGAAAGGTGTTGGCAGTTCTTGGAGATGATTTAAGACCGATACAGAGTAGGAAAAGGAAGAAATTTTCCAGCAAGGAGGAATCCAAGCCTCTGTTCAATCACT ATGAGAATGGGGGTGGCTGGTGGGACGACAATATGGAAGGTATTGACAGTGAAAACGTCGGTTGCAGTTCTGCATGGGAAGGAGTTGGTTGTACTACACTCGGAGGGATCGAATGGCATTAA
- the LOC140961891 gene encoding uncharacterized protein isoform X2 translates to MRIDIEMKSKQPSIRPAGQRSITSTVLFRGPKRSSVCDKDVGIKASTQQGSQLSLSDFLKRKVRRTSAPHSSRVNYVCTYCNIRYYKQGKEQPFMSPLSCEVSNSNVVGVNSNDGGEADANLSIDSVFQMLKNNGEEKKDCSNISAPNDIQDLQQARNRENPFEAGKVLAVLGDDLRPIQSRKRKKFSSKEESKPLFNHYENGGGWWDDNMEGIDSENVGCSSAWEGVGCTTLGGIEWH, encoded by the exons ATGAGAATCGACATTGAAATGAAATCAAAACAGCCTTCGATCAGGCCGGCGGGGCAACGCTCCATAACTTCTACCGTTCTCTTCCGTGGCCCAAAGCG GTCGAGTGTTTGTGACAAAGATGTTGGGATTAAAGCTTCTACTCAACAGGGTTCGCAGCTTTCGCTATCGGATTTCCTTAAACGGAAGGTGCGGAGGACTTCCGCGCCACACTCTTCTCGG GTAAATTACGTATGTACATACTGTAACATAAGGTACTATAAGCAGGGGAAGGAGCAGCCCTTTATGTCGCCCTTAAGTTGTGAAGTGTCAAATTCAAATGTAGTTGGAGTAAATTCTAATGATGGTGGAGAAGCAGATGCAAACCTGTCTATTGATAGTGTTTTTCAAATGTTAAAGAATAATGGCGAGGAAAAGAAAGATTGCTCAAACATCTCTGCTCCAAATGATATTCAAGACTTACAACAAGCAAGAAACAGAGAAAATCCGTTTGAAG CTGGAAAGGTGTTGGCAGTTCTTGGAGATGATTTAAGACCGATACAGAGTAGGAAAAGGAAGAAATTTTCCAGCAAGGAGGAATCCAAGCCTCTGTTCAATCACT ATGAGAATGGGGGTGGCTGGTGGGACGACAATATGGAAGGTATTGACAGTGAAAACGTCGGTTGCAGTTCTGCATGGGAAGGAGTTGGTTGTACTACACTCGGAGGGATCGAATGGCATTAA
- the LOC140961891 gene encoding uncharacterized protein isoform X5, whose amino-acid sequence MRIDIEMKSKQPSIRPAGQRSITSTVLFRGPKRSSVCDKDVGIKASTQQGSQLSLSDFLKRKVRRTSAPHSSRVNYVCTYCNIRYYKQGKEQPFMSPLSCEVSNSNVVGVNSNDGGEADANLSIDSVFQMLKNNGEEKKDCSNISAPNDIQDLQQARNRENPFEDENGGGWWDDNMEGIDSENVGCSSAWEGVGCTTLGGIEWH is encoded by the exons ATGAGAATCGACATTGAAATGAAATCAAAACAGCCTTCGATCAGGCCGGCGGGGCAACGCTCCATAACTTCTACCGTTCTCTTCCGTGGCCCAAAGCG GTCGAGTGTTTGTGACAAAGATGTTGGGATTAAAGCTTCTACTCAACAGGGTTCGCAGCTTTCGCTATCGGATTTCCTTAAACGGAAGGTGCGGAGGACTTCCGCGCCACACTCTTCTCGG GTAAATTACGTATGTACATACTGTAACATAAGGTACTATAAGCAGGGGAAGGAGCAGCCCTTTATGTCGCCCTTAAGTTGTGAAGTGTCAAATTCAAATGTAGTTGGAGTAAATTCTAATGATGGTGGAGAAGCAGATGCAAACCTGTCTATTGATAGTGTTTTTCAAATGTTAAAGAATAATGGCGAGGAAAAGAAAGATTGCTCAAACATCTCTGCTCCAAATGATATTCAAGACTTACAACAAGCAAGAAACAGAGAAAATCCGTTTGAAG ATGAGAATGGGGGTGGCTGGTGGGACGACAATATGGAAGGTATTGACAGTGAAAACGTCGGTTGCAGTTCTGCATGGGAAGGAGTTGGTTGTACTACACTCGGAGGGATCGAATGGCATTAA
- the LOC140961891 gene encoding uncharacterized protein isoform X1, producing MRIDIEMKSKQPSIRPAGQRSITSTVLFRGPKRSSVCDKDVGIKASTQQGSQLSLSDFLKRKVRRTSAPHSSRVNYVCTYCNIRYYKQGKEQPFMSPLSCEVSNSNVVGVNSNDGGEADANLSIDSVFQMLKNNGEEKKDCSNISAPNDIQDLQQARNRENPFEDHDKPSAGKVLAVLGDDLRPIQSRKRKKFSSKEESKPLFNHYENGGGWWDDNMEGIDSENVGCSSAWEGVGCTTLGGIEWH from the exons ATGAGAATCGACATTGAAATGAAATCAAAACAGCCTTCGATCAGGCCGGCGGGGCAACGCTCCATAACTTCTACCGTTCTCTTCCGTGGCCCAAAGCG GTCGAGTGTTTGTGACAAAGATGTTGGGATTAAAGCTTCTACTCAACAGGGTTCGCAGCTTTCGCTATCGGATTTCCTTAAACGGAAGGTGCGGAGGACTTCCGCGCCACACTCTTCTCGG GTAAATTACGTATGTACATACTGTAACATAAGGTACTATAAGCAGGGGAAGGAGCAGCCCTTTATGTCGCCCTTAAGTTGTGAAGTGTCAAATTCAAATGTAGTTGGAGTAAATTCTAATGATGGTGGAGAAGCAGATGCAAACCTGTCTATTGATAGTGTTTTTCAAATGTTAAAGAATAATGGCGAGGAAAAGAAAGATTGCTCAAACATCTCTGCTCCAAATGATATTCAAGACTTACAACAAGCAAGAAACAGAGAAAATCCGTTTGAAG ATCATGATAAGCCATCAGCTGGAAAGGTGTTGGCAGTTCTTGGAGATGATTTAAGACCGATACAGAGTAGGAAAAGGAAGAAATTTTCCAGCAAGGAGGAATCCAAGCCTCTGTTCAATCACT ATGAGAATGGGGGTGGCTGGTGGGACGACAATATGGAAGGTATTGACAGTGAAAACGTCGGTTGCAGTTCTGCATGGGAAGGAGTTGGTTGTACTACACTCGGAGGGATCGAATGGCATTAA